Proteins co-encoded in one Halorussus vallis genomic window:
- a CDS encoding NCS2 family permease: protein MGINDTSDESATSSSSGALAEYFGFEEHDTDLRTEIIAGLTTFLTMSYIVVVNPAILSEAINPATVGPARTFQMIAVVTLISAAVATLTMAFYANRPFAQAPGLGLNAFFAFTVVGALGVDWKTALAAVVVEGIIFIALTAVGAREYIIRLFPEPVKLAVGAGIGLFLAIIGLEEMRVVAGDAATFLTFNPVFASDPVAVVSVIGLFITLALYARGVTGSIIFGIILTTIMGYTAKALGYSAFPADQAPPGVTLKAPMALTSTAPITYDAASYNIAPLAGAFITGLQNIESFSFALIVFTFFFVDFFDTAGTLVGVGQVGGFLDDDGNLPDIDKPLMADAVGTTVGGALGTSTVTTYIESATGVEEGGRTGMTALVVGFLFLASLAVVPLAVAVPTYASHLVLVVIGVVMLRNVVEIAWEDITYAVPAGMTILVMPFTFSIAYGIAAGIVSYPVVKLAAGERKDIRPGHWVLAAAFVAYFFVRTSGMLRGNV, encoded by the coding sequence ATGGGGATAAACGACACCAGCGACGAAAGCGCGACGTCGAGTTCGAGCGGCGCGCTCGCGGAGTACTTCGGTTTCGAGGAGCACGACACCGACCTCCGGACCGAGATCATCGCGGGACTGACGACGTTCCTGACGATGAGCTACATCGTGGTCGTCAATCCGGCCATCCTCTCGGAGGCCATCAACCCGGCCACCGTCGGGCCGGCCCGGACGTTCCAGATGATCGCGGTCGTCACGCTCATCTCGGCGGCGGTCGCGACGCTAACGATGGCGTTCTACGCGAACAGGCCGTTCGCACAGGCGCCCGGCCTCGGACTCAACGCCTTCTTCGCGTTCACGGTCGTCGGCGCGCTCGGCGTCGACTGGAAGACCGCGCTCGCGGCGGTCGTGGTCGAGGGTATCATCTTCATCGCGCTCACCGCGGTCGGCGCGCGCGAGTACATCATCAGGCTGTTCCCCGAACCGGTCAAACTCGCGGTCGGCGCCGGCATCGGCCTCTTCCTCGCAATTATCGGTCTGGAGGAGATGCGCGTCGTCGCCGGCGACGCCGCGACGTTCCTCACGTTCAATCCGGTGTTCGCCTCCGACCCCGTCGCGGTCGTCTCCGTCATCGGACTCTTCATCACGCTCGCACTCTACGCCCGCGGCGTCACAGGGTCGATCATCTTCGGCATCATTCTGACGACGATCATGGGTTACACCGCCAAGGCGCTCGGCTACTCGGCGTTCCCCGCCGACCAAGCGCCGCCGGGCGTCACGCTCAAGGCGCCGATGGCGCTCACCTCGACCGCGCCCATCACCTACGACGCCGCGAGCTACAACATCGCGCCGCTGGCCGGCGCGTTCATCACGGGTCTCCAGAACATCGAGAGCTTCTCGTTCGCGCTCATCGTCTTCACGTTCTTCTTCGTGGACTTCTTCGACACCGCCGGCACCCTCGTCGGCGTCGGACAGGTCGGCGGCTTCCTCGACGACGACGGGAACCTCCCCGACATCGACAAGCCGCTGATGGCCGACGCGGTCGGCACCACCGTGGGCGGCGCGCTCGGCACCTCGACGGTCACGACGTATATCGAGTCGGCGACCGGCGTCGAGGAGGGCGGTCGCACCGGGATGACCGCGCTCGTGGTCGGTTTCCTGTTCCTCGCGTCGCTCGCGGTCGTCCCGCTCGCCGTCGCCGTACCGACCTACGCCTCCCACCTCGTGCTGGTCGTCATCGGCGTCGTTATGCTCCGAAACGTCGTGGAGATCGCGTGGGAGGACATCACCTACGCGGTCCCCGCGGGCATGACCATCCTCGTCATGCCGTTCACGTTCTCCATCGCCTACGGCATCGCCGCGGGAATCGTCTCCTACCCCGTCGTGAAGCTCGCCGCGGGCGAACGCAAGGACATCCGGCCAGGCCACTGGGTGCTGGCCGCCGCCTTCGTTGCCTACTTCTTCGTCCGGACGAGCGGGATGCTCCGGGGTAACGTCTGA
- a CDS encoding phosphoribosyltransferase family protein produces the protein MNRAEKASLQLQAVAVLRMLKETRTYDELAEVTGLPAGDLNRYVNGHVLPSVDRAEEIVAGVGRDELADELEARIRVDDEGYVDNSAVVFDQSFLDLVAPIAAEAFEFDRPDVVLTAATDGITLGAAMASYFDARVAYAKKSKETAVEEFIESRQRLASGIELTYYLPASSIAAGETVLVVDDLIRSGETQELLLDIADRAEAHVGGVFALIAAGEEGMDRAKARTEAPVGALTTFEE, from the coding sequence ATGAACCGCGCAGAGAAGGCGAGCCTGCAACTGCAGGCGGTCGCCGTCCTCCGGATGCTGAAGGAGACTCGTACGTACGACGAACTCGCGGAGGTGACGGGCCTGCCGGCGGGCGATCTGAACCGCTACGTCAACGGCCACGTCCTCCCGAGCGTCGACCGGGCCGAGGAGATCGTCGCCGGCGTCGGCAGAGACGAACTCGCGGACGAACTCGAGGCCCGGATTCGCGTCGACGACGAGGGCTACGTCGACAACTCCGCCGTCGTCTTCGACCAGTCCTTCCTGGACCTCGTCGCGCCCATCGCCGCCGAGGCGTTCGAGTTCGACCGACCCGACGTGGTGCTGACGGCCGCGACCGACGGCATCACCCTCGGCGCGGCGATGGCGAGTTACTTCGACGCCCGGGTCGCCTACGCCAAGAAGTCCAAGGAAACCGCCGTCGAAGAGTTCATCGAGTCGCGCCAGCGCCTGGCCTCGGGCATCGAACTCACCTACTACCTCCCGGCGTCGTCCATCGCGGCCGGCGAAACCGTCCTCGTGGTTGACGACCTCATCCGGTCGGGCGAAACCCAGGAGCTCCTCCTGGACATCGCCGACCGCGCCGAGGCGCACGTCGGCGGCGTGTTCGCACTTATCGCCGCGGGCGAGGAGGGGATGGACCGTGCAAAGGCCCGAACCGAGGCGCCGGTCGGCGCGCTGACCACGTTCGAGGAGTAG
- the pyrE gene encoding orotate phosphoribosyltransferase — protein sequence MANEELIDALRDADAVKYGEFELSHGGTSEYYVDKYLFETDPRCLELIAEAFAERLERAGGHAGETKLAGVALGGVPLVAATSIETGNPYVIARKKQKDYGTANLVEGRLEEGEEVVVLEDIATTGQSAVDAVEALRDAGAVVERVLVVVDREEGGAENLADHDVELESLLTATELLDAE from the coding sequence ATGGCGAACGAGGAACTCATCGACGCACTCCGGGACGCCGATGCGGTGAAGTACGGCGAGTTCGAGCTCTCGCACGGCGGCACCAGCGAGTACTACGTGGACAAGTACCTCTTCGAAACCGACCCCCGCTGTCTCGAACTCATCGCCGAGGCGTTCGCCGAGCGCTTGGAACGTGCCGGCGGGCACGCGGGCGAAACGAAGCTCGCGGGCGTCGCGCTCGGCGGCGTCCCGCTCGTGGCCGCCACGAGCATCGAGACGGGCAACCCCTACGTCATCGCGCGCAAGAAGCAGAAGGACTACGGCACCGCCAACCTCGTCGAGGGCCGCCTGGAGGAAGGCGAGGAAGTGGTCGTCCTCGAGGACATCGCCACCACCGGCCAGAGCGCGGTCGACGCCGTCGAGGCCCTGCGCGACGCCGGCGCGGTCGTCGAACGCGTGCTGGTCGTGGTCGACCGCGAGGAGGGCGGTGCGGAGAACCTCGCCGACCACGACGTGGAACTGGAGTCGCTGTTGACCGCGACCGAACTGCTCGACGCCGAGTAA
- a CDS encoding OsmC family protein, with translation MPTREAETTWQGGKDGSGDFTTESGQIEGTFRFPTRFEDEPGTNPEELIGAAHSGCFSMQLTALLEGEGYTPDSLETTADVHLEKADGGGFEIPRIELTLDAEIPEIDQGEFEDIAQNAKETCPVSKALAGPEITLDATLQS, from the coding sequence ATGCCAACCAGAGAAGCCGAAACCACGTGGCAGGGCGGCAAAGACGGAAGCGGCGACTTCACCACCGAGAGCGGCCAGATAGAGGGAACGTTCCGGTTCCCGACTCGCTTCGAGGACGAACCCGGCACGAACCCCGAGGAACTCATCGGGGCGGCCCACTCGGGATGCTTCTCGATGCAGTTGACGGCGCTCCTCGAAGGCGAGGGCTACACGCCCGACAGCCTCGAGACGACGGCCGACGTCCACCTCGAGAAGGCCGACGGCGGCGGCTTCGAGATTCCGCGCATCGAACTGACGCTCGACGCCGAGATTCCCGAAATCGACCAGGGCGAGTTCGAGGACATCGCCCAGAACGCCAAGGAGACGTGTCCGGTTTCGAAGGCGCTGGCGGGGCCGGAGATCACGCTCGACGCGACGTTGCAGAGCTGA
- a CDS encoding ABC transporter ATP-binding protein has translation MPSIETHGLTKHYGDDVTAVDNLGLTVEPGEVFGFLGPNGAGKSTTINMLLDFVRPTSGEITVLGYDPRTDPRAVRERTGVLPEATGFYEQDTARDHLRFATAMKRTNDDPDALLERVGIADAADRPVGGFSKGMRQRLGLAIALVGSPELLVLDEPLGGLDPSGARLLREVVREERDRGAAVFFSSHIMDQVETVCDRVGIMHDGHLVAVDTIESLHASSEMPTTVSLSVEMTPEGITDELTALSGVSDATIRNGSVLVECADPRAKADAIARLDEEGVPLLDINTEASSLEEVFLAITDGSETKDVSNV, from the coding sequence ATGCCCTCCATCGAAACGCACGGCCTGACGAAACACTACGGCGACGATGTCACCGCCGTCGACAATCTCGGTCTCACGGTCGAACCAGGCGAAGTGTTCGGCTTTCTCGGTCCAAACGGTGCTGGCAAGTCGACTACGATCAACATGCTACTCGATTTCGTCCGACCAACGTCGGGCGAAATCACCGTCCTCGGATATGATCCACGGACGGACCCACGTGCCGTCCGGGAACGCACTGGCGTCCTCCCCGAAGCTACCGGGTTCTACGAACAGGACACTGCCCGGGACCATCTTCGGTTCGCAACCGCGATGAAACGGACGAATGATGACCCGGATGCCCTTCTCGAACGTGTCGGTATCGCCGATGCCGCCGATCGGCCAGTCGGCGGTTTCTCGAAGGGAATGCGCCAGCGACTCGGTTTGGCTATCGCTCTCGTCGGGTCACCCGAGTTACTCGTACTGGACGAACCACTCGGCGGGTTGGACCCCTCGGGGGCACGGCTTCTCCGTGAAGTAGTCCGCGAAGAACGTGACCGCGGGGCGGCCGTCTTCTTCTCCAGCCACATCATGGACCAAGTCGAGACGGTGTGTGACAGAGTTGGAATCATGCACGACGGCCACCTCGTCGCGGTCGACACGATCGAGTCGCTCCACGCGAGTTCGGAGATGCCTACGACAGTTTCGCTTTCGGTCGAGATGACTCCCGAGGGAATCACGGACGAACTCACGGCTCTCAGCGGCGTTTCAGACGCGACGATTCGGAACGGATCGGTTCTCGTCGAGTGTGCCGATCCGAGGGCCAAAGCCGATGCGATCGCTCGGTTGGACGAAGAAGGCGTTCCGCTCCTCGACATCAACACCGAGGCATCGTCGCTGGAAGAGGTGTTCCTGGCGATCACCGACGGTTCGGAGACGAAGGACGTGAGCAACGTATGA
- a CDS encoding ABC transporter permease, with protein MSRVFTIAREDARRASRSRLVWGAIGLLGAMFLPSTGTSATPDVHPILEYLLILPMDLMTFSLVVVAAVGYSAVVNERVNGTVRFVLGLPATRRDLVLGKLLSRLGIVVAALAVILAVANILVYHGYGSPYLLPFWVMGGWMLVYVVVWSAVTVGYSAAFDSPFRTLGALVVTHVVFSFNFGVWSVVVRPLFALLFTGSLDSPSYETLATAPLWLRVTERLNPLVDFWTAMRWSIEFVGPGTPTGGPLPHVLGTLVFLSFGILPLAIGVRRFERTDLGGEQSGFHVGDTLWRSLWSVRTVVTGGASAPRARTRASRIWCLAIADLRHTLQNWVVAGALVVTLLLAGPSLWGAIDANSVFTHTQVLTRIHLSFTLPVLVLGIAVGHNAIVGERSSGTARLLLGMSVTRRNLFLGKLLSRVGITVATLLPLLLFAEALVVTRLGNPYPGAFLAWAGWTLLYATVWTVTTVSFSAAVSSRYRSLAVIFATYLLFGRLWDSLILSPVAFVVTGQFSAEEFARTANPPAWFRYSEHLNPFVALGTIREGLFEATGYGTPHTDLVLPLFLYSVVVSVLFVAGIIVFGERRFDRSGFRY; from the coding sequence ATGAGCCGCGTCTTCACTATTGCACGAGAAGACGCCCGCCGCGCGTCTCGAAGTCGCCTCGTTTGGGGGGCGATCGGACTGCTCGGTGCGATGTTCCTGCCGTCGACGGGCACGAGTGCAACTCCAGACGTCCATCCGATTTTGGAATATCTTCTCATACTCCCGATGGACCTGATGACCTTCTCGCTCGTGGTCGTCGCTGCCGTCGGATACAGTGCCGTCGTTAACGAGCGTGTCAACGGAACAGTCCGTTTCGTTCTCGGTCTCCCCGCGACGCGGCGTGACCTCGTCCTCGGGAAACTCCTGTCCCGGCTCGGAATCGTCGTCGCCGCACTAGCCGTGATCCTCGCCGTTGCCAACATCCTCGTCTACCACGGTTACGGCAGTCCTTACCTGCTTCCGTTCTGGGTGATGGGGGGATGGATGCTCGTCTACGTCGTCGTCTGGAGTGCCGTGACGGTCGGCTATTCGGCTGCGTTTGACTCGCCGTTCCGCACGCTCGGTGCACTCGTCGTGACCCACGTCGTGTTCAGTTTCAATTTCGGCGTGTGGAGCGTCGTCGTTCGGCCGCTGTTCGCGCTCCTGTTCACCGGGTCGCTGGATTCGCCGTCGTACGAGACACTGGCCACAGCGCCGCTGTGGTTACGCGTCACGGAGCGACTCAACCCCCTCGTCGATTTTTGGACCGCGATGCGCTGGTCGATCGAGTTTGTCGGCCCGGGAACACCGACCGGCGGGCCACTCCCTCACGTGCTGGGCACGTTGGTCTTTCTGTCGTTCGGGATACTTCCGCTCGCGATCGGAGTACGTCGGTTCGAGCGAACGGACCTCGGTGGTGAACAGTCCGGCTTCCACGTGGGAGATACGCTTTGGCGGTCACTGTGGAGTGTCCGGACGGTCGTTACGGGAGGAGCATCAGCTCCTCGTGCACGAACGCGAGCAAGTCGAATCTGGTGTCTCGCTATCGCGGACCTCAGACACACGCTCCAAAATTGGGTAGTTGCGGGTGCCCTCGTCGTTACACTCTTGCTCGCGGGACCCTCTCTCTGGGGAGCCATCGACGCGAACTCGGTCTTCACCCACACGCAGGTCCTCACGCGGATTCACCTCTCGTTCACACTTCCCGTATTGGTACTCGGGATCGCTGTCGGTCACAACGCCATCGTGGGGGAACGTAGTTCCGGAACCGCCAGACTCCTTCTCGGGATGTCGGTCACGCGCCGTAACCTCTTCCTCGGAAAACTCCTGTCTCGCGTGGGGATTACTGTCGCTACTCTTCTTCCGCTTCTCCTCTTCGCTGAGGCGCTCGTTGTGACGCGCCTCGGTAATCCTTATCCTGGCGCGTTCCTCGCATGGGCAGGGTGGACTCTTCTGTACGCGACTGTGTGGACTGTCACGACCGTGAGTTTCTCCGCAGCAGTCTCATCGCGGTACCGTTCACTGGCCGTGATATTCGCCACGTATCTCCTCTTCGGCAGATTGTGGGATTCACTGATACTCTCCCCAGTGGCGTTTGTCGTTACCGGGCAATTTTCGGCGGAGGAGTTCGCACGGACTGCCAACCCTCCAGCGTGGTTCCGGTACTCCGAGCATCTCAATCCGTTCGTCGCACTCGGTACCATCCGTGAAGGGCTGTTCGAGGCGACCGGATACGGGACTCCGCATACGGATTTGGTCTTACCGCTCTTCCTGTACAGCGTGGTAGTCTCGGTTCTGTTCGTGGCCGGAATAATCGTGTTCGGTGAAAGACGGTTCGACCGAAGCGGCTTCAGATACTAA
- a CDS encoding SLC13 family permease, with product MGIVVVFAIVLIALALFATEPVPIDITAIGIMVSLMVLEPWTRVSPAQGVSGFASTATVTVLAMFVLSYGVQRTGAVQILGRKIAAFTRDDERRQLGATIGVVGSISGFINNTAAVAILLPMVTDLAHEGKTSPSKLLIPLSYASMFGGTLTLIGTSTNILASDLTARLAQENPDLGLHAFSMFEFTQLGIIVTIVGAIYLMTVGRWLLPARIPPKEDLTEEFEMADYLTEVTVGAESPLVGQTVADALDETPFDLDLVQLIRERQTFVEPLGPKEIQAGDVFALRTDRDTLVELLNTEGLSLLPNVDVDEEELEGEDTERSLVEVVIAPRSSLVAETLASTNFRERYDATVLALRRGPEYIRKRMDRAELQVGDTLLIQATPESISRLNVNRDFIVAQEIEQPDYRESKIPIAIGIVAAAVAVAALDLLPIMVSALAGAVAMVLTGVLKPPEVYDAVEWDVIFLLAGVIPLGIAMEETGAADLLAQLVVVSADFMPPIVVLGLFYLVTALLTNIISNNASVVLMIPVAVEAAAQLGVNAFSFVLAVTFAASTAFMTPVGYQTNLFVYGPGGYKFTDYVRVGTPLQLVFAVVTTLGIAAFWPLHP from the coding sequence ATGGGTATCGTCGTGGTTTTCGCCATCGTCCTGATCGCGCTCGCGCTGTTCGCGACCGAGCCGGTCCCCATCGACATCACCGCCATCGGCATCATGGTGTCGCTGATGGTGCTCGAACCCTGGACCCGGGTGTCGCCCGCCCAGGGGGTTTCGGGGTTCGCCAGCACCGCGACCGTCACGGTGCTGGCGATGTTCGTGCTGAGCTACGGCGTCCAGCGCACGGGCGCGGTCCAGATACTCGGCCGGAAGATAGCGGCGTTCACCCGCGACGACGAGCGCCGCCAACTCGGCGCGACCATCGGCGTCGTCGGCTCCATCTCCGGATTCATCAACAACACCGCCGCGGTCGCCATCCTGCTCCCGATGGTGACCGACCTCGCACACGAGGGCAAGACCTCGCCCTCGAAGCTCCTCATTCCGCTGTCGTACGCCTCGATGTTCGGCGGGACGCTCACCCTCATCGGCACGTCCACGAACATCCTCGCCAGCGACCTGACCGCGCGACTCGCCCAGGAGAACCCCGACCTCGGACTTCACGCGTTCTCGATGTTCGAGTTCACCCAACTCGGCATCATCGTCACCATCGTCGGCGCCATCTACCTCATGACGGTCGGCCGGTGGCTCCTGCCGGCCCGCATCCCGCCGAAGGAGGACCTCACCGAGGAGTTCGAGATGGCCGACTACCTGACCGAGGTGACGGTGGGGGCCGAGTCGCCGCTGGTCGGCCAGACCGTCGCCGACGCGCTCGACGAGACGCCGTTCGACCTCGACCTCGTCCAACTCATCCGCGAGCGCCAGACGTTCGTCGAACCGCTGGGACCGAAGGAGATCCAGGCGGGCGACGTGTTCGCGCTCCGGACCGACCGCGACACCCTCGTCGAACTGCTCAACACCGAGGGGCTGTCGCTCCTGCCGAACGTCGACGTCGACGAGGAGGAACTCGAAGGCGAGGACACCGAGCGGAGCCTGGTCGAGGTCGTCATCGCGCCCCGGTCGTCGCTGGTCGCCGAGACGCTCGCCAGCACTAACTTCCGGGAACGCTACGACGCGACGGTGCTGGCGCTCCGGCGCGGCCCGGAGTACATCCGCAAGCGGATGGACCGCGCCGAACTTCAGGTCGGCGACACGCTGCTGATCCAGGCGACTCCCGAGAGCATCTCGCGGCTCAACGTCAACCGCGACTTCATCGTCGCCCAGGAGATAGAGCAACCCGACTACCGCGAGTCGAAGATTCCGATCGCCATCGGCATCGTCGCGGCCGCCGTCGCGGTCGCGGCGCTCGACCTGCTCCCAATCATGGTGTCGGCGCTCGCGGGCGCGGTGGCGATGGTGCTCACCGGCGTGCTCAAACCCCCGGAGGTGTACGACGCCGTCGAGTGGGACGTCATCTTCCTGCTGGCGGGGGTCATCCCGCTCGGCATCGCCATGGAGGAAACCGGCGCGGCCGACCTGCTGGCCCAACTCGTCGTGGTGAGCGCCGACTTCATGCCCCCGATCGTGGTACTGGGGCTGTTTTACCTCGTGACCGCGCTGCTGACCAACATCATCAGCAACAACGCCAGCGTCGTCCTGATGATTCCGGTCGCAGTCGAGGCCGCCGCCCAGCTCGGCGTGAACGCCTTCTCGTTCGTGCTCGCGGTGACGTTCGCGGCCTCGACGGCGTTCATGACCCCCGTCGGCTACCAGACCAACCTGTTCGTCTACGGTCCCGGCGGCTACAAGTTCACCGACTACGTCCGGGTCGGGACGCCGCTCCAACTCGTCTTCGCGGTCGTGACGACGCTCGGCATCGCGGCGTTCTGGCCCCTTCACCCGTGA
- a CDS encoding HalOD1 output domain-containing protein has translation MSTANDDGPRGGPSPLYETYHDGDERHISTTIIEVVARVEDVDPTDTDLRLYDAVDLEALDALFDQSGMDGDWRFEFTVHGFRVIVDGDGYVSVFE, from the coding sequence ATGTCGACGGCGAACGACGACGGGCCTCGCGGCGGACCCTCTCCGCTGTACGAGACGTACCACGACGGCGACGAGAGACACATCAGCACGACGATAATCGAGGTCGTAGCGCGCGTCGAGGACGTCGACCCCACGGACACCGACCTGCGGTTGTACGACGCCGTCGACCTCGAGGCGCTCGACGCGCTCTTCGACCAGTCGGGGATGGACGGCGACTGGCGGTTCGAATTCACCGTCCACGGTTTCAGGGTCATCGTCGACGGCGACGGCTACGTCTCCGTGTTCGAGTAG
- a CDS encoding rubrerythrin-like domain-containing protein yields MSEPDPHDEEPPYTFECMDCGYRTEADHTPGECPKCGGEMENISRARES; encoded by the coding sequence ATGTCGGAGCCAGACCCGCACGACGAGGAACCGCCGTACACGTTCGAGTGCATGGACTGCGGCTATCGGACCGAGGCCGACCACACCCCCGGCGAGTGCCCGAAGTGCGGCGGCGAGATGGAGAACATCAGTCGCGCGAGAGAATCGTAG
- a CDS encoding DEAD/DEAH box helicase: MSKQVPQVDTLFLHESAGDYVAVVNRDGERVFRAKLELAETSAGPRPGKFRVKRGSSEEPRSPDQFVEIARRAGRIRISQQTSPEAREELQEMLDGYQLEAKVVRTCRFCASDGHYSPITSETAVDAGEEHICPDCAIAELERELSFRGDLTRAAQDRLEDLLLEVQDLERITNLLKGQLDPDLTKFDEISANVEDVETVDVPSLDLHPDIQTLLEDRFEELLPVQSLAVQNGLLDGDDQLVVSATATGKTLVGEMTGIDRVLDGKGKMLFLVPLVALANQKHEDFKEEYGDLVDVTIRVGASRVRDDGHAFDPSADVIVGTYEGIDHALRTGRDLGDIGTVVIDEVHTLKEQERGHRLDGLIARLKYYCETRAKKRNRYGGAQWVYLSATVGNPSDLAKSLEANLVEFEERPVPLERHVTFADGQEKPDIENKLVRREFDRKSSKDYRGQTIIFTNSRRRCHEISRRLEYSSAPYHAGLDYGRRKKVERMFANQDLAAVVTTAALAAGVDFPASQVIFDNLAMGIEWLSVQEFHQMLGRAGRPDYHDRGKVYVLVEPDAAYHNSMEMSEDEVAFKLLKGEMEDVRTLYDESAAVEETLANITVGGSAAKRLNDRMIGKVPTKHALGKLLEYGFIDGLSPTDLGRVVTTHFLAPDEAFKILDGIRKEKDPFEIVAELELHGEDE, encoded by the coding sequence GTGTCGAAGCAGGTCCCGCAGGTGGACACGCTGTTCCTCCACGAGTCGGCCGGAGACTACGTCGCGGTGGTGAACCGCGACGGCGAGCGCGTCTTCCGGGCGAAACTCGAACTCGCGGAGACGAGCGCCGGCCCGCGACCCGGGAAGTTCCGGGTCAAGCGGGGGAGCAGCGAGGAGCCACGCAGTCCCGACCAGTTCGTCGAAATCGCACGCAGAGCCGGCCGCATCCGCATCTCCCAGCAGACCTCCCCCGAGGCGCGCGAGGAACTCCAGGAGATGCTCGACGGCTACCAACTGGAGGCGAAGGTCGTGCGGACCTGCCGGTTCTGCGCCTCGGACGGTCACTACTCGCCCATCACCTCCGAAACCGCCGTGGACGCGGGCGAGGAGCACATCTGTCCGGACTGCGCGATAGCGGAACTCGAACGCGAACTTTCGTTCCGGGGCGACCTCACCCGGGCGGCCCAGGACCGCCTGGAGGACCTGCTACTCGAAGTCCAGGACTTGGAACGCATCACCAACCTCCTGAAGGGGCAACTCGACCCCGACCTCACGAAGTTCGACGAGATAAGCGCGAACGTAGAGGACGTCGAGACGGTCGACGTACCGTCGCTCGACCTCCACCCGGACATCCAGACCCTGCTGGAGGACCGCTTCGAGGAACTGCTGCCGGTCCAGAGCCTTGCTGTCCAAAACGGTCTGCTTGACGGCGACGACCAGTTGGTCGTGAGCGCCACCGCGACCGGCAAGACCCTCGTCGGCGAGATGACCGGCATCGACCGTGTGCTCGACGGCAAGGGCAAGATGCTCTTTCTGGTTCCCCTCGTTGCGCTCGCCAACCAAAAACACGAGGACTTCAAAGAGGAGTACGGCGACCTCGTGGACGTAACCATCCGGGTCGGCGCGAGCAGGGTCCGGGACGACGGCCACGCCTTCGACCCGAGCGCCGACGTCATCGTCGGCACGTACGAGGGCATCGACCACGCGCTCCGGACCGGCCGCGACCTGGGGGACATCGGGACGGTCGTCATCGACGAGGTCCACACCCTCAAGGAGCAGGAGCGGGGCCACCGCCTCGACGGCCTCATCGCCCGACTGAAATACTACTGCGAGACGCGGGCGAAGAAGCGCAACCGGTACGGCGGCGCCCAGTGGGTCTACCTCTCGGCGACTGTCGGCAACCCATCGGACCTCGCGAAGTCCCTGGAGGCGAACCTCGTGGAGTTCGAGGAGCGGCCGGTCCCGCTCGAACGCCACGTCACCTTCGCCGACGGCCAGGAGAAACCCGACATCGAGAACAAACTCGTCAGGCGGGAGTTCGACCGGAAGTCCTCGAAGGACTACCGCGGCCAGACCATCATCTTCACCAACTCCCGGCGGCGCTGTCACGAGATATCGCGCAGGCTGGAGTACAGTTCCGCGCCGTACCACGCCGGCCTCGACTACGGCCGGCGGAAGAAGGTCGAGCGGATGTTCGCGAACCAGGACCTCGCGGCGGTCGTGACGACCGCCGCGCTCGCGGCCGGCGTCGACTTCCCGGCCTCGCAGGTCATCTTCGACAACCTCGCGATGGGCATCGAGTGGCTCTCGGTCCAGGAGTTCCACCAGATGCTCGGGCGGGCGGGCCGGCCCGACTACCACGACCGCGGGAAGGTGTACGTCCTCGTCGAACCCGACGCCGCCTACCACAACAGCATGGAGATGTCCGAGGACGAGGTGGCGTTCAAACTGCTCAAGGGGGAGATGGAGGACGTCCGGACCCTCTACGACGAGAGCGCCGCGGTCGAGGAGACGCTGGCGAACATCACGGTCGGCGGGTCGGCCGCCAAGCGACTCAACGACCGGATGATCGGCAAGGTGCCGACCAAGCACGCGCTCGGAAAGCTCTTGGAGTACGGGTTCATCGACGGCCTCTCGCCGACCGACCTCGGTCGGGTCGTCACGACCCACTTCCTCGCGCCCGACGAGGCGTTCAAGATACTCGACGGCATCCGCAAGGAGAAAGACCCCTTCGAGATCGTCGCGGAACTCGAACTCCACGGCGAAGACGAGTAG
- a CDS encoding cupin domain-containing protein, protein MSQTPKPLVRRSDEIEYETVDAAEGMSKGVLVGEEQGAPNFAIRRFELEPGAEVPEHTNEVEHEQYVLSGEYVVGIGDEEYTVEEGDSLLIPAGVVHWYRNESDAPGAFLCAVPNGDDEIELVE, encoded by the coding sequence ATGAGCCAGACACCCAAGCCGCTGGTCCGCCGGAGCGACGAAATTGAGTACGAAACGGTCGACGCCGCCGAAGGCATGTCGAAGGGCGTCCTCGTCGGCGAGGAGCAGGGCGCGCCGAACTTCGCCATCCGGCGGTTCGAACTCGAACCGGGCGCGGAGGTCCCCGAACACACCAACGAGGTCGAACACGAACAGTACGTCCTCTCGGGCGAGTACGTGGTCGGAATCGGTGACGAAGAATACACCGTCGAAGAAGGCGATTCGTTGCTCATCCCGGCGGGCGTCGTCCACTGGTACCGCAACGAGAGCGACGCGCCGGGCGCGTTCCTGTGCGCCGTGCCGAACGGCGACGACGAGATAGAACTCGTAGAGTAA